The bacterium genome includes the window CCGAGCGCGTCGGTCGTCATCTGGCGCGCGCATTGACCGCGCGTCTGGGCGCCGGCGCGCGCGCCATCGTCGGCGCTGGCCCCAAGCCGGCCGGCTTCGATGGCATCTGGGGCGAAGCCGCCGCCTTGCGTCGCGCCATCGATCTGGCCCACAAGCTCACCGCCGCCGACACGCCGATTCTGCTCGAAGGCGAAATGGGCACCGGACGGGAAACCCTGGCTCGCGCCATCCACCGGCAGTCGCCGCGCGGCAAGGGACCGTTTGTCGTCTTTCGCGGCTCCGATCTGCCGGAGGAGACCGTGGCGCGCGGCCTCTTCGGCGCCGTCACCGTCGGCCCCGATGGACGCGCCCACGAGGAGCCCGGCGACATTGAACTGGCCGAGGGCGGCACGCTCTTCGTCGATGACCTGGCCGCCATCGATCTGGCCTTGCAGGTGCGGCTGATCCGTCTGCTGTCCGAAGGCATCTTCGAACGGGTCGGCGATCGCACGCCCCGCCACGCCTATGTCCGGCTGATGATCGCCACCACCGAGAACGTCGACGAGGACCTGGCGCGGGGACGTCTGCGCGCCGACTTGTACTACCTCATCACCGCCGGCCGCATCAGTCTGCCGCCGCTGCGCGAGCGCGGCAACGACATCATCGAGCTGGCGCGGCGCTTTGCCGTCGCCAGCGGCCAGAAGACCGGCAAACGCATCGACGGGATCGACCTGGAAGCGGCGCGTCTGCTCGAGTCCGCCTCCTGGCCGGGCAATATCCAGCAACTGGCGCAGGTGATCGAGCGCGCGGCGCTGGTGGCGCGCGGTCCGTTGATCACCGCCGCCGATCTGCCGCGCGAGATCGCCGCGCGCGCCGTCGCCGCCGGCATCGACACCGCGGTGTGGAGCCAGCAGGCGGCCGCCGCGATCCGTCAGGCCGGCGAAGCGGGGCAAAGCGGCGACTATCGTCTCTTTCGCCGCGCGCGCCGTCTGGCGCAGGGCGCGCTCGATGCGGCGTTTGCCCACGCGGTGCTGCGGGCGGTGGGCAAACATCCGTCGAAGGCGGCCTCGCACGCCGGCATGCACCGGGCGCAATGGTGGCGTCTGTGGCGTTCGGTGCGCGACACCGGCGCCGCCGCGCCGCGCGAATCCACCGAAGGCGCCAAATCGCGCCAAGATCAGCAACAAAAATAGAGATATCGTTTCATTTATGTTACAATCGGCAAGTCCCGTTATCCGCAGGGAGTTTGCCGGGGCCTCCCCCCACATGTAACAAAAGTGTTACAGAATTTTCGCCACCGCGCGCAGAATTCCAAAAAAATCTTGCCGATTTGCCGATGTGGATGAATGCTGGGTCCGTGCCGCACGGTTAAGTGCCGATGCGGCAAGGGGATCAGGTCCGACCAGAATTTATCCGGACCCGGTCCGGGGCATTAGGCAGGAACACGACCGAATTGGTAATCAAATCCGCCGCCGATCCCGTCTACCGTGCCGCGTTGCGCGCCGCGCGTGACGTCGATGCCGACTCCGCCCCCTCCCGCGCTTCCGCCGGCGTGGCGTTGGCCGCCACGCTCGAACGCCACGGGATCCCGGTGCATGCGCCCGAAGCCAAATCCGCCGGACGTCTGCCCGCCGGCGCGATCGAACTGG containing:
- a CDS encoding sigma 54-interacting transcriptional regulator gives rise to the protein MPLRHREDPSEPRAAPTPPFDWRAEQNAQKRELARFAGEMMRAITLRGGSPAARQLAERIRERWDQLVRRLEGRWARGSEIWDRQAELIERLAGERALLESLLTLDEALAVETEVDAMLGHTLRTVVRLIPCDGALVQIADAAGQPLRRATERRKGRPWPPAADADLADQVIVSAAHGRRVTIEGRPVKSTPRDPHRVAQWLACGITHGADTYGAIVLGRTPSEEPFNEENLETAERVGRHLARALTARLGAGARAIVGAGPKPAGFDGIWGEAAALRRAIDLAHKLTAADTPILLEGEMGTGRETLARAIHRQSPRGKGPFVVFRGSDLPEETVARGLFGAVTVGPDGRAHEEPGDIELAEGGTLFVDDLAAIDLALQVRLIRLLSEGIFERVGDRTPRHAYVRLMIATTENVDEDLARGRLRADLYYLITAGRISLPPLRERGNDIIELARRFAVASGQKTGKRIDGIDLEAARLLESASWPGNIQQLAQVIERAALVARGPLITAADLPREIAARAVAAGIDTAVWSQQAAAAIRQAGEAGQSGDYRLFRRARRLAQGALDAAFAHAVLRAVGKHPSKAASHAGMHRAQWWRLWRSVRDTGAAAPRESTEGAKSRQDQQQK